The Globicephala melas chromosome 20, mGloMel1.2, whole genome shotgun sequence genome contains a region encoding:
- the RPL26 gene encoding large ribosomal subunit protein uL24, with translation MKFNPFVTSDRSKNRKRHFNAPSHIRRKIMSSPLSKELRQKYNVRSMPIRKDDEVQVVRGHYKGQQIGKVVQVYRKKYVIYIERVQREKANGTTVHVGIHPSKVVITRLKLDKDRKKILERKAKSRQVGKEKGKYKEETIEKMQE, from the exons ATGAAGTTCAATCCCTTTGTGACTTCTGACCGAAGCAAGAACCGGAAAAGGCATTTCAATGCGCCTTCCCACATTCGCAGGAAAATTATGTCTTCCCCTCTTTCTAAAGAGCTGAGACAGAAGTACAATGTCCGATCCATGCCCATCCGGAAGGATGATGAAGTTCAG GTTGTACGAGGGCACTACAAAGGGCAGCAAATTGGCAAAGTAGTCCAGGTTTACAGGAAGAAGTATGTCATCTACATTGAACGAGTGCAGCGGGAGAAGGCTAATGGCACAACTGTCCACGTGGGCATTCACCCCAGCAAG GTGGTTATCACCAGACTAAAACTGGACAAAGACCGCAAAAAGATCCTCGAACGTAAAGCCAAGTCTCGCCAAGTAGGGAAGGAAAAGGGCAAATATAAGGAAGAAACAATTGAGAAGATGCAGGAGTGA
- the RNF222 gene encoding RING finger protein 222, producing MSEGESKESLGGECPVCYEKFREMEGASRTLSCGHMFCHDCLVKYLLSTRVDGQVQRTVVCPVCRYVTFLDKKSSCWPSKLDKSSQTLVVPLDPPPGLLQEPQIFLISSHGIPLGKQDSILPGRSLAELLEASPVPSSTRSFCSRFQALLLIVLIAVVSVVAAILPWVLLVRKHA from the coding sequence ATGTCCGAGGGGGAGAGCAAGGAAAGCTTGGGCGGCGAGTGCCCCGTGTGCTACGAGAAGTTCCGCGAAATGGAGGGCGCCAGCCGGACGCTGAGCTGTGGCCACATGTTCTGCCATGACTGCCTGGTCAAGTACCTCCTCTCCACGCGTGTGGACGGGCAGGTCCAGAGGACCGTCGTCTGCCCCGTCTGCCGCTACGTCACCTTCCTCGACAAGAAGAGCTCCTGCTGGCCCTCCAAGCTGGACAAGAGCTCTCAGACCCTGGTCGTGCCCTTGGACCCGCCGCCCGGCCTGCTCCAGGAGCCGCAGATCTTCCTCATCAGCAGCCATGGGATACCCCTGGGGAAGCAGGACAGCATCCTGCCCGGGCGCAGCCTGGCCGAGCTCTTGGAGGCCTCCCCGGTGCCCAGCTCCACCCGGTCGTTCTGCAGCCGCTTCCAGGCCCTACTGCTCATCGTCCTCATTGCCGTGGTGTCCGTGGTGGCTGCCATCCTGCCCTGGGTGCTGCTGGTGAGGAAGCACGCGTGA